The following coding sequences are from one Eucalyptus grandis isolate ANBG69807.140 chromosome 11, ASM1654582v1, whole genome shotgun sequence window:
- the LOC104427681 gene encoding protein PSK SIMULATOR 2, giving the protein MGGERVTESWLGNFWRSSRYKAQEHEKATIGILSFEVVSLMSKMVKLWHCLSDVEILRLREEMARSVGIRKLVSEDDRYIMSLVLDEIIDNFVYVARAVVRLARRCADPVYHQIRSFFDDPMNNYIKWFGWEYKWKKMDRRVKKMERFIDVTLQLTQEQEVLAELQQTVRRMKANPMSHHVKLYEFQQKAMWQIQVVRNLRELSPCNRTYDYTVRLLARSLFTILEKMIHAFGGDQDKFELEEIHPTCFSKGHSLSALMQSSVHPSAYSLDPFYLSLRPDKDIANKKAHQIHHQQSSLLRERHGSMKQSHYVGPFKGCINVETDSPLIDSYCRTEMVESTRATSVFGNDVRTMDYKDMKRLLVSNRIYSKLASFYAKCGCLITPPHTLGHAALAVHYANVIVLIEELASSPHSITLDMREDLYHMLPASIRTALRARLRLHSMSLALMVHDGAIVEKWRMTVAQMLEWLAPLAHNTIKWQSERSFEKQNRNSGANVLLVQTLYVADQPKTEEAIVELLVGLNHICRIGRVKARAERFFPETKCGT; this is encoded by the coding sequence ATGGGAGGTGAAAGGGTGACCGAATCATGGTTGGGCAATTTCTGGCGGAGCTCGCGGTACAAGGCGCAAGAGCATGAGAAAGCCACGATTGGGATTTTGTCTTTCGAGGTCGTGAGCCTAATGTCCAAAATGGTTAAGTTATGGCATTGCTTGAGCGATGTCGAGATTCTGCGGTTGAGAGAAGAGATGGCAAGATCCGTGGGCATCAGGAAGCTTGTGAGTGAAGATGATAGGTACATCATGAGTCTCGTGCTGGACGAGATCATCGACAATTTCGTGTACGTGGCCAGGGCGGTGGTCAGGCTTGCGAGGAGGTGTGCCGATCCTGTGTACCACCAAATTAGAAGCTTCTTCGATGACCCAATGAACAACTACATCAAATGGTTTGGTTGGGAGtacaaatggaagaaaatggacagaagagtgaagaaaatggaaaggtTTATTGACGTCACGTTGCAGTTGACCCAAGAGCAGGAGGTGCTGGCGGAGCTTCAACAGACAGTTAGGAGGATGAAGGCGAATCCCATGTCGCACCACGTCAAACTGTATGAGTTTCAGCAGAAGGCGATGTGGCAGATTCAGGTGGTGCGTAATCTCCGTGAGTTGTCTCCTTGTAACAGAACTTATGACTATACCGTTCGGCTCCTCGCCAGATCGCTTTTCACGATTCTTGAGAAAATGATACATGCTTTTGGGGGTGACCAAGATAAGTTTGAATTAGAGGAAATCCATCCCACTTGTTTTTCCAAGGGCCACTCCCTCTCTGCTCTAATGCAATCTTCGGTCCATCCATCTGCTTACAGCCTCGATCCGTTCTATTTGTCACTGCGTCCTGACAAGGATATAGCAAACAAAAAGGCGCACCAAATTCATCATCAGCAGTCCTCTTTGCTGAGGGAAAGGCACGGATCGATGAAACAGTCGCATTACGTTGGACCTTTCAAGGGGTGCATTAATGTGGAAACCGATTCTCCCCTTATCGACAGTTACTGCAGAACAGAGATGGTTGAATCGACCAGAGCGACAAGTGTGTTTGGAAATGATGTCAGAACAATGGACTACAAAGATATGAAGAGGTTGCTCGTGAGCAACAGAATTTACTCTAAGCTCGCATCTTTCTATGCAAAGTGCGGGTGCTTAATCACCCCTCCTCATACTCTTGGCCATGCTGCCTTAGCTGTGCACTATGCTAATGTGATTGTTCTAATCGAGGAGCTAGCATCTTCGCCTCACTCAATCACCCTCGACATGAGAGAGGACCTCTATCATATGTTGCCTGCTTCCATTCGAACTGCTCTGAGGGCCAGGCTAAGGTTGCATTCCATGAGTTTGGCGTTGATGGTGCATGATGGTGCGATCGTGGAGAAATGGAGGATGACAGTGGCGCAAATGCTGGAATGGCTAGCTCCGCTCGCTCACAACACGATAAAATGGCAATCTGAGCGGAGCTTCGAGAAGCAAAATCGCAATTCTGGGGCAAATGTGCTTCTGGTACAGACGTTGTACGTCGCAGACCAACCGAAAACTGAGGAAGCGATTGTCGAACTTCTGGTGGGTCTAAACCATATATGCAGGATTGGCAGAGTGAAAGCGAGAGCTGAGAGGTTTTTTCCGGAGACTAAGTGCGGCACTTAG
- the LOC104427683 gene encoding LOW QUALITY PROTEIN: cytochrome P450 76A1 (The sequence of the model RefSeq protein was modified relative to this genomic sequence to represent the inferred CDS: deleted 2 bases in 1 codon), with product MTEPNNSVLVLICILFVSTTLVVSFCHKRSRSHRLPPGPARWPIFGNLFNLGKMPHRTLAGLREKYGPVIWLRLGSIDTMVILSSRVAAEFFKNHDLNFVERTITDLMQSQEYCKGSIALAPYGTYWRVSRRLLTADMLVARRLNETAPIQRKCRRHVDMDREAASTDKVRLGEGVHLARFVFLMAFNLLGNLMLSRDLLDPDSKVGSEFFEAMSGLMEWSGHVTIADLFPWLRWLGPQGLRRKMDRDMGKAMRIASDFVRERIEEKKIGNDSEDFLDVLLEFEGNGKDEPAKLSEKQIKTFILEMFLAGAETSSSTVEWALTELLRDPNSMAKVQAELSRVVGSNRKVQETDIDQLSYLQAVVKETLRLHPPLPFLVPRKAMANTIFMGYDIPKNTQVFVNSWAIGRDPDVWEDPMAFKPERFIGSKLDYKGQHYEFIPFGAGRRMCAGMPLAHRVLHLALSSLLHEFNWEFDSRIDAKTIDMRDRVGMTMRKYVPLLVVPKRRAM from the exons ATGACTGAACCTAATAATTCAGTTTTAGTACTGATCTGCATCCTCTTTGTGTCCACTACTTTAGTTGTTTCCTTTTGCCATAAAAGGTCCAGGTCACACCGGCTTCCTCCGGGACCCGCCAGATGGCCGATATTCGGCAACCTGTTCAATCTTGGGAAGATGCCTCATCGAACGCTAGCTGGCCTCCGTGAAAAGTATGGCCCGGTGATTTGGCTTAGGCTAGGCTCGATAGACACCATGGTGATTCTCTCAAGCAGGGTTGCAGCCGAGTTCTTCAAGAACCATGACCTCAATTTTGTGGAGCGAACCATCACCGATCTCATGCAATCTCAGGAGTACTGCAAAGGATCCATTGCCCTAGCCCCATACGGCACATATTGGCGGGTGTCAAGACGGCTGCTGACGGCGGACATGCTAGTTGCCAGGCGGCTCAATGAAACAGCTCCAATCCAGAGAAAGTGTCGACGACATGTTGACATGGATCGGGAGGCGGCATCCACAGATAAGGTCCGACTCGGAGAAGGTGTTCACCTGGCACGCTTCGTGTTCCTCATGGCATTCAATTTGCTGGGGAATCTCATGCTGTCCCGAGACTTGCTTGATCCGGACTCAAAGGTTGGATCTGAGTTCTTCGAGGCAATGAGCGGATTGATGGAGTGGTCAGGCCATGTGACCATTGCGGACCTATTCCCGTGGCTGCGGTGGTTGGGCCCACAAGGGCTGAGGAGAAAGATGGATCGGGATATGGGGAAGGCCATGAGGATCGCTTCCGATTTCGTGAGGGAGAGGAttgaggagaagaaaattggaaaCGAT TCGGAGGATTTTCTTGATGTGTTGCTTGAGTTCGAAGGAAACGGTAAGGACGAGCCGGCCAAGCTTTCTGAGAAGCAAATCAAAACATTCATACTG GAAATGTTCTTGGCTGGTGCAGAAACATCGAGCAGCACTGTCGAATGGGCGCTGACAGAACTCCTACGGGACCCGAACTCCATGGCCAAGGTCCAAGCAGAGCTGTCCCGGGTTGTTGGGTCCAACCGAAAGGTCCAGGAAACCGATATAGACCAGCTCTCCTACCTGCAAGCAGTTGTGAAGGAGACCCTCAGGCTCCACCCGCCACTCCCATTCCTCGTGCCCCGGAAGGCCATGGCCAACACCATTTTCATGGGTTATGACATACCCAAAAACACACAGGTCTTTGTGAACAGTTGGGCGATCGGTAGAGACCCAGATGTCTGGGAAGACCCTATGGCATTTAAGCCTGAGAGGTTCATTGGATCGAAGTTGGATTATAAGGGTCAACACTATGAGTTCATTCCGTTTGGAGCAGGTCGAAGGATGTGTGCCGGCATGCCCTTGGCACATCGCGTGCTTCATCTGGCTTTGAGCTCGCTGCTTCATGAGTTCAATTGGGAGTTCGATAGCCGCATTGATGCAAAGACGATTGACATGAGAGACAGGGTGGGGATGACCATGAGAAAGTATGTCCCCTTGCTGGTGGTGCCCAAAAGAAGAGCAATGTGA